In Parus major isolate Abel chromosome 3, Parus_major1.1, whole genome shotgun sequence, the following are encoded in one genomic region:
- the LOC107202577 gene encoding adhesion G protein-coupled receptor F4-like isoform X2 — translation MDVRVIHCLLLWAAHFFLAMSHSTPRVLSNKSKTGDEQDACINLIPCQDNGAICIQPCSPSFHGETSFVCEDRKWQLLSDACASLDVQSLFQRISQSELLPCSGGHGAGVHLPFGGGGKLGHGKPGDGAKHFGAGNQSCQADFSCIIPDILSSPAIPGNIADIVELLKKISLLLSENVTRGKMQSYSRIANHILNSSIISNWAFVKDRNAGSILLDSVNLFAGKLLLRNESESIQEPFIATKGYSIHRNTSGRSFDFSMEFNSTGNITGNVVIPEEELLRLPRTSKAISVAFPTLGAILETNQLDPAFVNGMVLSVLLPEELQNVLLTFEKLNKLEQVGAQCVGWHSGERRWDPRACRLRAHSVTAVVCVCAHQRRTYRSFSILMAPAAPRSLVLDYITRVGLGLSIFSLVLCLAIEAVVWHHVTKTEITYMRHFCLVNIAASLLVADVLFILAAIVHNTALNYQLCVAATFFLHFFYLALFFWMFTLGLLILYGLLLIFFKITRSVFLAAAFSIGYGCPLVISVLTVAITEPKNGYLRPGACWLNWYETKALLAFVVPALSIIVMNLIVVVVVVVKTGRSSVGEGCKSQDLSSMIRVSKNVALLTPLLGLTWGFGLATIIDSRSLAFHVVFALLNAFQGFFILLFGTLLDRKTREALRMNCLSSRRRWGLEKS, via the exons ATGGATGTGAGGGTGATCCACTGCCTGCTCCTTTGGGCTGCACACTTCTTCCTGGCCATGTCACACAGCACTCCCAGG GTTCTCAGTAACAAATCAAAGACTGGTGATGAGCAAG atgCCTGTATAAATCTCATTCCCTGCCAAGATAATGGAGCAATTTGTATTCAGCCTTGCTCTCCCTCCTTCCACGGGGAGACAAGTTTTGTCTGTGAAGACAGAAAGTGGCAGCTGTTGTCAGATGCTTGTGCAAGCCTGGATGTTCAGTCCCTTTTTCAG AGGATATCCCAAAGTGAACTCCTCCCATGCTCTGGAGGACATGGTGCTGGAGTACATCTTCcttttggaggaggaggaaagctgGGGCATGGGAAGCCTGGAGATGGAGCAAAGCATTTTGGTGCTGGGAATCAGAGCTGCCAAGCTGATTTTTCTTGCATCATCCCAGATATCCTGTCTTCACCAGCCATCCCAGGAAACATTGCTGATATAGTGGAATTGCTAAAGAAGATTTCCCTGCTGCTATCAGAGAATGTCACCAGAGGAAAAATGCAG AGCTACAGCAGGATAGCAAACCATATTCTGAACAGCTCCATCATTTCCAACTGGGCTTTTGTAAAGGACAGAAATGCTGGTTCAATATTACTGGACTCGGTGAATTTATTTGCTGGGAAACTTCTTCTAAGGAATGAGTCAGAAAGTATCCAGGAGCCCTTCATCGCTACCAAAGGCTACAGCATACACAGAAACACTTCTGGAAGGAGCTTTGACTTTTCCATGGAGTTCAACAGCACAGGCAACATCACTGGGAACGTGGTGATTCCAGAAGAAGAGCTTCTGAGGTTACCCAGGACTTCCAAAGCCATCAGCGTTGCATTTCCAACGCTCGGAGCCATCCTAGAGACCAACCAGCTGGACCCTGCTTTTGTGAACGGGATGGTGCTGTCAGTGTTGCTGCCAGAGGAGCTCCAGAACGTTTTGCTCACCTTTGAGAAGCTGAAcaagctggagcaggtgggGGCTCAGTGCGTGGGGTGGCACTCGGGCGAGCGGCGCTGGGATCCCCGGGCGTGCCGGCTGCGCGCACACAGCGTCACCGCCGTGGTTTGCGTCTGCGCCCACCAGCGCCGCACCTACAGGTCCTTCTCCATCCTGATGGCCCCGGCCGCGCCACGGAGCTTGGTGCTGGATTACATCACACGGGTGGGCCTGGGCCTGTCCATTTTCAGCCTGGTCCTCTGCCTTGCCATCGAGGCCGTGGTCTGGCACCACGTcacaaaaactgaaataacCTACATGCGCCACTTCTGCTTGGTCAACATCGCAGCCTCACTTCTTGTCGCTGATGTCCTGTTCATCCTGGCAGCCATTGTGCACAATACAGCCCTAAACTACCAGCTGTGTGTGGCAGccacttttttccttcactttttctATCTTGCCCTGTTTTTTTGGATGTTTACCTTGGGCCTCTTGATTCTCTATGGattattgttaattttttttaagataacaAGATCTGTATTCCTAGCTGCAGCGTTCTCTATTGGATATGGATGTCCCTTGGTCATATCTGTCCTCACTGTTGCCATTACTGAACCAAAAAACGGGTATTTAAGGCCTGGAGCTTGCTGGCTCAATTGGTATGAGACAAAAGCACTTTTGGCCTTTGTTGTACCTGCCCTGAGCATCATTGTTATGAATCTCATTGTGGTGGTTGTGGTTGTGGTGAAGACTGGGAGATCCTCCGTTGGAGAGGGCTGCAAGTCACAAGATTTGAGCAGCATGATCCGAGTCAGTAAAAACGTTGCCCTTCTGACGCCTCTGCTGGGCCTCACCTGGGGGTTTGGACTGGCCACGATCATCGACAGCCGCTCTCTGGCCTTCCACGTCGTGTTTGCACTGCTGAACGCCTTCCAG GGATTCTTCATCCTGTTGTTTGGGACACTTCTGGACAGAAAG ACAAGAGAAGCCTTAAGGATGAACTGCCTTTCATCGAGGCGGAGGTGGGGTCTAGAAAAG
- the LOC107202577 gene encoding adhesion G protein-coupled receptor F4-like isoform X1, which produces MSKGPQNLHSEPQKEYFPLETLSDLYQGVIFYLCKHLLYIPLLIFQVLSNKSKTGDEQDACINLIPCQDNGAICIQPCSPSFHGETSFVCEDRKWQLLSDACASLDVQSLFQRISQSELLPCSGGHGAGVHLPFGGGGKLGHGKPGDGAKHFGAGNQSCQADFSCIIPDILSSPAIPGNIADIVELLKKISLLLSENVTRGKMQSYSRIANHILNSSIISNWAFVKDRNAGSILLDSVNLFAGKLLLRNESESIQEPFIATKGYSIHRNTSGRSFDFSMEFNSTGNITGNVVIPEEELLRLPRTSKAISVAFPTLGAILETNQLDPAFVNGMVLSVLLPEELQNVLLTFEKLNKLEQVGAQCVGWHSGERRWDPRACRLRAHSVTAVVCVCAHQRRTYRSFSILMAPAAPRSLVLDYITRVGLGLSIFSLVLCLAIEAVVWHHVTKTEITYMRHFCLVNIAASLLVADVLFILAAIVHNTALNYQLCVAATFFLHFFYLALFFWMFTLGLLILYGLLLIFFKITRSVFLAAAFSIGYGCPLVISVLTVAITEPKNGYLRPGACWLNWYETKALLAFVVPALSIIVMNLIVVVVVVVKTGRSSVGEGCKSQDLSSMIRVSKNVALLTPLLGLTWGFGLATIIDSRSLAFHVVFALLNAFQGFFILLFGTLLDRKTREALRMNCLSSRRRWGLEKS; this is translated from the exons ATGAGCAAAGGGCCACAAAATCTGCATTCTGAACCTCAAAAGGAGTATTTTCCTCTTGAAACCCTTTCTGATTTGTACCAAGGAGTCATCTTTTACTTATGTAAACATTTACTCTACATTCCACTTCTTATTTTTCAGGTTCTCAGTAACAAATCAAAGACTGGTGATGAGCAAG atgCCTGTATAAATCTCATTCCCTGCCAAGATAATGGAGCAATTTGTATTCAGCCTTGCTCTCCCTCCTTCCACGGGGAGACAAGTTTTGTCTGTGAAGACAGAAAGTGGCAGCTGTTGTCAGATGCTTGTGCAAGCCTGGATGTTCAGTCCCTTTTTCAG AGGATATCCCAAAGTGAACTCCTCCCATGCTCTGGAGGACATGGTGCTGGAGTACATCTTCcttttggaggaggaggaaagctgGGGCATGGGAAGCCTGGAGATGGAGCAAAGCATTTTGGTGCTGGGAATCAGAGCTGCCAAGCTGATTTTTCTTGCATCATCCCAGATATCCTGTCTTCACCAGCCATCCCAGGAAACATTGCTGATATAGTGGAATTGCTAAAGAAGATTTCCCTGCTGCTATCAGAGAATGTCACCAGAGGAAAAATGCAG AGCTACAGCAGGATAGCAAACCATATTCTGAACAGCTCCATCATTTCCAACTGGGCTTTTGTAAAGGACAGAAATGCTGGTTCAATATTACTGGACTCGGTGAATTTATTTGCTGGGAAACTTCTTCTAAGGAATGAGTCAGAAAGTATCCAGGAGCCCTTCATCGCTACCAAAGGCTACAGCATACACAGAAACACTTCTGGAAGGAGCTTTGACTTTTCCATGGAGTTCAACAGCACAGGCAACATCACTGGGAACGTGGTGATTCCAGAAGAAGAGCTTCTGAGGTTACCCAGGACTTCCAAAGCCATCAGCGTTGCATTTCCAACGCTCGGAGCCATCCTAGAGACCAACCAGCTGGACCCTGCTTTTGTGAACGGGATGGTGCTGTCAGTGTTGCTGCCAGAGGAGCTCCAGAACGTTTTGCTCACCTTTGAGAAGCTGAAcaagctggagcaggtgggGGCTCAGTGCGTGGGGTGGCACTCGGGCGAGCGGCGCTGGGATCCCCGGGCGTGCCGGCTGCGCGCACACAGCGTCACCGCCGTGGTTTGCGTCTGCGCCCACCAGCGCCGCACCTACAGGTCCTTCTCCATCCTGATGGCCCCGGCCGCGCCACGGAGCTTGGTGCTGGATTACATCACACGGGTGGGCCTGGGCCTGTCCATTTTCAGCCTGGTCCTCTGCCTTGCCATCGAGGCCGTGGTCTGGCACCACGTcacaaaaactgaaataacCTACATGCGCCACTTCTGCTTGGTCAACATCGCAGCCTCACTTCTTGTCGCTGATGTCCTGTTCATCCTGGCAGCCATTGTGCACAATACAGCCCTAAACTACCAGCTGTGTGTGGCAGccacttttttccttcactttttctATCTTGCCCTGTTTTTTTGGATGTTTACCTTGGGCCTCTTGATTCTCTATGGattattgttaattttttttaagataacaAGATCTGTATTCCTAGCTGCAGCGTTCTCTATTGGATATGGATGTCCCTTGGTCATATCTGTCCTCACTGTTGCCATTACTGAACCAAAAAACGGGTATTTAAGGCCTGGAGCTTGCTGGCTCAATTGGTATGAGACAAAAGCACTTTTGGCCTTTGTTGTACCTGCCCTGAGCATCATTGTTATGAATCTCATTGTGGTGGTTGTGGTTGTGGTGAAGACTGGGAGATCCTCCGTTGGAGAGGGCTGCAAGTCACAAGATTTGAGCAGCATGATCCGAGTCAGTAAAAACGTTGCCCTTCTGACGCCTCTGCTGGGCCTCACCTGGGGGTTTGGACTGGCCACGATCATCGACAGCCGCTCTCTGGCCTTCCACGTCGTGTTTGCACTGCTGAACGCCTTCCAG GGATTCTTCATCCTGTTGTTTGGGACACTTCTGGACAGAAAG ACAAGAGAAGCCTTAAGGATGAACTGCCTTTCATCGAGGCGGAGGTGGGGTCTAGAAAAG